The DNA region AATATTTTCCTATTTTGTATCATGATGCACACCAAAAATCAAAGTTTATTCCTGAAATTGTTACTTCAACCTCGCTGTAGGATATCCGGTACTTACCATTTTACGTTTATCTCTTTGGCGCTTTGTGTTCAATGGAGTACATCCTCATAAATGTGTTGATCGGACATAAAAACTTTTGATCAGGATATTCTCGGGCTTACAATGATGGACAAGTGGCGGCATACAGGGTTCAACGTGTACTGCGGGCCGAGGATTTTGCCCTGGCACAGGAGGTCGATGGAGAACCTGGCCCGGTATACTTGTCCGCCTCTGGAGGATTATCCGCGCATCTTTCTCCCAGGAGAGGATGACCTACCTGCGAGACTCCGGTCAGGTCGTGGAGCAGGCGAATAACAAATAACCAATAACTTCAATTGAGTGTTTTCGCTCAATTGGGGTCTGATCTTGATTCTATTTACCGGCCCTAATCAATCTTAAATTGGCGTCAACCAATTGCAGGATCTTTATATTATAAAATTCTCTTAAAAATTTTACCTGAACAGCGTCGGGTGACTGTTTGAGCATGTAATAAGGGGTCCCTGAAATCTTGGGGCCGTCTTTCGGATCTTCTTTTAAAAAGCGGCTGATACCGAAATCCATCAGTTTTACTTCACCCCTTTTGGTCAGCATGATGTTGGACGGATCGAAGGACGAAATTTCGTATCGTCCCAGAGTTTTGATGTTGCCAGGGTGCCGCATGCAAAAATCTTTGATTGTCCGGCAGTTAAATCAGGATAAAAGGGGATCGGTTAAAACACCCTGAGTTCTTTTAAAATTATTTTATCATTATAATTGTTTTTCAAACGATTGGTTACCTCGTTTTCAATATACGATTTCAGATTTTCCAGGTCACTTTCTTTGATCTTCTTTTTCATATCCGCCGAGGTAAGCAGCATCAAAATATCATCTCTTATTATCGGGTTCGCTGCAGAAATCTGTTTCGTTAATTCAGGGTCATTTTTAAACATTAAAGATATTTCGATATGCTTATTGGCGCCCAGGTTGGTAACGATCGGGTCGATGGTATGGTATGCAATTGATGTTACGGCACTGCCTTTTCCGTTCCCCGTCAAGAACGGCAGTTTTATAATTTTCTGATTCAAGAGGAAAAACAAGCCGGCGGCCAAAACGACGGCAGCTGTCGCCAAGATAACTTTAAATCCGGGTTTCTTTGGGGATGGTCCTGCTTCAGATTCTACTTCATGTTCGATTTTGCCGAGATTTTCCAAAACCGCTGCTTTCCCGGTATCCACCGCTTTAGAAATCGGAGCAGGATCAATTTTGGGCACTTCAAGTTTATCCAACTCGATGCCAAGCTTGGAATCGTCAATATCATTATCTTTTTCAGTCATTATTTCCTGCCGAAAGGATGGTTCGAAATCCGGGCCCTATCCGGTTGATAAATGTAACCATGGCCTCTTTGATCTTGTCAAGCGTATTTGCGGCAGCTTCAAAAATGAAGCCAGCCCGGCGAACGGACGGGTATCAGGTCGGAACAAAAAACAAATTATACGCTCAAGATCGGGCCTTTTCTGTGGAATCCCCACCAGGGTTCGCCGGCATGGTTATTCAATTTTGGGCAAGGGCTATTTTGTACAAGCACTTAAGCTTGAACCGGATTTTGAGGATGCCAAAGAAGTTCTGGACGCCATCGAGCTTGGTGCTTTTTGATGAAAAATTTGGGCGCTAGCATCGCGTCCAGCCGCATTCCGCATTTGAGCACACCATGCAGCCTTCGGCTCTGTGAACCATGGCGCCGCAATCGGGACACGAAATGTTTTTGGCTTTCGGATTTATCTGCCCGTTAAAATATATGTCGGCATCCTCGATCCGTCTGGCAACTTCCCGATATACGTCCGCATATTGCATGGCAACCTCAAGTCCTTTGCCCATTCCGGCGGGACAACTGTTTACCTCCACGTCTTTGCCGGCAGAGATCGCTTTGGTGCAGGCCGGACAATGGATGGACTTCATGCTGCCGATAATCTTTTCCAGCGATATGCCGGCCCGCAGGCAGTAAGATATCAGCACACCCAGCGCCTTGGTATTGGCGGAACAACCACCCCCGACCGTTCGGATAAAGACTTCAACCACGCCGTCGCTGTCAAAATGAGGATCGACATAGAGCTTGCCGCAGGCGGTTTTCATTTTCAGGCTGG from Candidatus Desulfatibia profunda includes:
- a CDS encoding flagellar basal body-associated FliL family protein gives rise to the protein MTEKDNDIDDSKLGIELDKLEVPKIDPAPISKAVDTGKAAVLENLGKIEHEVESEAGPSPKKPGFKVILATAAVVLAAGLFFLLNQKIIKLPFLTGNGKGSAVTSIAYHTIDPIVTNLGANKHIEISLMFKNDPELTKQISAANPIIRDDILMLLTSADMKKKIKESDLENLKSYIENEVTNRLKNNYNDKIILKELRVF